In one Streptomyces sp. NBC_01241 genomic region, the following are encoded:
- a CDS encoding arginine repressor codes for MTEAQETEHGGPSVPQTRTARHRRIVDILNRQPVRSQSQLAKLLADDGLSVTQATLSRDLDELGAVKIRNTGGELIYAVPSEGGFRTPQAPLGGSAKEERMRRLSAELLISAEASANLVVLRTPPGAAQFLASAIDQAELHDILGTIAGDDTLMLISRDPAGGQALADHLLRLAQKEC; via the coding sequence ATGACCGAGGCGCAGGAGACCGAGCACGGCGGGCCGTCCGTGCCGCAGACCCGCACCGCACGCCACCGCCGGATCGTGGACATCCTGAACCGGCAGCCGGTGCGCTCGCAGAGCCAGCTGGCCAAGCTCCTCGCCGACGACGGGCTGAGCGTCACCCAGGCGACGCTCTCCCGCGATCTGGACGAGCTGGGCGCGGTGAAGATCCGCAACACCGGCGGCGAACTGATCTACGCGGTGCCGAGCGAGGGCGGCTTCCGCACCCCGCAGGCACCGCTGGGCGGGTCCGCGAAGGAAGAGCGGATGCGGCGCCTCTCCGCCGAACTGCTCATCTCGGCGGAGGCCTCGGCCAACCTCGTGGTGCTGCGCACCCCGCCGGGCGCGGCCCAGTTCCTCGCCTCGGCCATCGACCAGGCCGAACTGCACGACATCCTCGGCACCATCGCGGGTGACGACACCCTCATGCTGATCAGCCGTGACCCGGCGGGCGGCCAGGCGCTCGCCGACCACCTGCTGCGACTGGCCCAGAAAGAATGCTGA
- a CDS encoding acetylornithine transaminase: MSNQELSQRWSHALMDNYGTPQLSLVRGEGAHVWDADGTEYVDFVGGIAVNALGHAHPAVVEAVSTQIASLGHVSNLFIAPQPVALAERLLQLFGREGRVYFANSGAEANEAAFKIGRLTGRTHMVATDGGFHGRTMGALALTGQPKKRAPFEPLPGDVTHVPYGDAEALRAAVSTDTALVIIEPIQGENGVVVPPKGYLEAAREITRATGTLLVLDEVQTGIGRCGQWFEHQSHQGVEPDVVTLAKGLGGGLPLGATVAFGPAADLLKPGQHGTTFGGNPIACAAGLAVLDTLAADGALDRVKRLGEKIRNGVEGLGHPLVSHVRGSGLLLGIVLTEPLAPQVQQAAQGAGILVNVPAPDVVRLMPPLIIGDTEVDAFLRALPGALDAAKGDGRSGE; this comes from the coding sequence ATGAGCAACCAGGAGCTGTCGCAGCGCTGGAGCCACGCGCTGATGGACAACTACGGCACCCCCCAGCTGTCCCTCGTCCGCGGCGAGGGCGCCCATGTGTGGGACGCCGACGGCACCGAGTACGTCGACTTCGTCGGCGGTATCGCGGTGAACGCGCTGGGCCACGCCCACCCCGCCGTCGTCGAGGCCGTCTCCACCCAGATCGCCTCCCTCGGCCACGTCTCCAACCTCTTCATCGCACCGCAGCCCGTCGCCCTCGCCGAACGGCTGCTCCAGCTCTTCGGCCGTGAGGGCAGGGTCTACTTCGCCAACTCGGGCGCCGAGGCCAACGAGGCCGCCTTCAAGATCGGCCGGCTGACCGGGCGGACCCACATGGTCGCCACCGACGGCGGCTTCCACGGCCGGACCATGGGCGCGCTCGCGCTCACCGGCCAGCCGAAGAAGCGCGCGCCCTTCGAACCGCTGCCCGGCGATGTCACCCACGTCCCCTACGGGGACGCCGAGGCGCTGCGGGCCGCCGTGAGCACCGACACCGCCCTGGTGATCATCGAGCCCATCCAGGGCGAGAACGGTGTGGTCGTGCCGCCCAAGGGGTACCTGGAGGCCGCCCGCGAGATCACCCGGGCCACCGGCACCCTGCTCGTCCTCGACGAGGTGCAGACCGGTATCGGCCGTTGCGGCCAGTGGTTCGAGCACCAGTCCCACCAGGGCGTCGAGCCGGACGTCGTCACCCTCGCCAAGGGCCTCGGCGGCGGACTGCCGCTCGGCGCGACCGTCGCGTTCGGCCCGGCGGCCGACCTGCTGAAGCCGGGCCAACATGGCACGACGTTCGGTGGTAACCCGATCGCCTGCGCCGCCGGACTCGCCGTCCTGGACACCCTGGCGGCCGACGGCGCGCTGGACCGGGTGAAGCGGCTCGGCGAGAAGATCCGGAACGGAGTGGAGGGTCTCGGGCACCCTCTGGTCTCCCACGTCCGCGGCTCCGGGCTGCTGCTGGGTATCGTGCTCACCGAGCCCCTGGCACCGCAGGTGCAACAGGCGGCTCAGGGAGCCGGAATCCTGGTGAACGTACCCGCCCCCGATGTCGTGCGGCTCATGCCGCCACTGATCATCGGCGACACGGAGGTGGACGCGTTCCTCCGGGCGCTGCCCGGCGCTCTCGACGCGGCAAAAGGGGACGGACGATCCGGAGAATGA
- a CDS encoding DUF6882 domain-containing protein produces the protein MGMFKRANEPESAGQAGERADLSPLLLQGEDMIEQLGRAHMSWGLGSADRWDLDQTTGIITWTFPDKTATAPAQILGSFSPGSGSWLWAWANKSILPDMSRDARRFRDWAEANGHPALAQPEINADEQGASTLVALAVRVTGAAGYYKGPGGNSAVIITFGPVTLTAADGKVSTFNININ, from the coding sequence ATGGGTATGTTCAAGCGGGCCAATGAGCCGGAGAGTGCTGGTCAGGCTGGAGAGCGAGCCGACCTGAGCCCCCTGCTTCTGCAGGGCGAAGACATGATCGAACAGTTGGGTCGTGCCCACATGTCTTGGGGGCTGGGTTCAGCGGACCGCTGGGATCTGGACCAGACGACCGGCATCATCACCTGGACCTTCCCCGACAAGACGGCGACAGCGCCCGCTCAGATCCTCGGCAGTTTCAGCCCCGGCTCGGGCTCATGGCTGTGGGCCTGGGCCAACAAGAGCATCCTGCCCGATATGAGCCGGGACGCCCGCAGGTTCCGTGACTGGGCAGAAGCCAACGGGCATCCCGCCCTTGCCCAGCCGGAGATCAACGCCGATGAGCAAGGTGCGTCGACGCTCGTGGCATTGGCTGTCCGGGTCACCGGAGCGGCGGGCTACTACAAGGGTCCGGGAGGCAACTCGGCCGTGATTATCACCTTCGGGCCGGTCACCCTCACCGCTGCGGACGGCAAGGTCTCCACGTTCAACATCAATATCAACTAG
- the istB gene encoding IS21-like element helper ATPase IstB: protein MSVMDTALRESLKVLRLSGMMETLDARLAQAHGGELGHLDFLQVLCQDEITRRETVAFQRRLHRAKFEQQVTLEEFDFTASSKLPAAQIRDLAALRWLHAGESVILFGPVGVGKTHIAQALGHLAVRQGANVRFAKTSRIVAELAGGHADRTWDKRMRELIRPDVLILDDFAMRQMTAAQADDLYELVSERQGRSLIITSNRAPSDWYPLFPNPVVAESLLDRLINTSHQVIMNGPSYRPNKRPRNPADKNGTAAS from the coding sequence ATGAGCGTGATGGACACCGCCCTGCGCGAGTCACTGAAAGTTCTCCGGCTGTCCGGGATGATGGAGACCCTTGACGCCCGCCTGGCCCAGGCCCACGGCGGAGAGCTCGGACACCTCGACTTTCTCCAGGTCCTCTGCCAGGACGAGATCACCCGCCGCGAGACCGTCGCCTTCCAACGCCGCCTACACCGGGCTAAGTTCGAGCAGCAGGTGACCTTGGAAGAGTTCGACTTCACCGCCTCCTCCAAGCTCCCCGCCGCCCAGATCCGGGACCTGGCCGCTCTACGCTGGCTCCACGCCGGTGAGTCCGTAATTCTGTTCGGGCCGGTCGGGGTCGGCAAGACCCATATCGCCCAGGCCCTGGGGCACCTCGCCGTCCGCCAGGGCGCGAACGTCCGCTTCGCCAAGACCAGCCGAATCGTGGCCGAGCTCGCCGGCGGCCACGCGGACCGGACCTGGGACAAGCGCATGCGCGAGCTGATCCGCCCCGACGTCCTGATCCTCGACGACTTCGCCATGCGCCAGATGACCGCCGCCCAGGCCGACGACCTCTACGAGCTGGTCAGCGAGCGGCAGGGACGATCTCTGATCATCACCAGCAACCGGGCTCCCAGCGACTGGTATCCCCTGTTCCCCAACCCCGTCGTCGCCGAATCGCTCCTCGACCGGCTGATCAACACCAGCCACCAGGTCATCATGAACGGTCCCAGCTACCGACCCAACAAACGCCCCAGGAACCCGGCCGACAAGAACGGAACAGCAGCCTCATAG
- the istA gene encoding IS21 family transposase, with protein MVDIIEIYVHWYAGRSKSQVGASLGVDRKTIRKYLAPAEAAGIVPGGPPMGEADWAKLIKTWFPGQAERGLNQITWPEIEQHRDYIKALLETTTVTTIHQRLRDERKLKASISSFRRWVHENLPDEAARSKVTVLRDDVEPGSEAQIDYGFMGQWINPGTGKRHRIWAFVMVLPCSRHMFVRPVIHMDQHAWTESHAEAFSFFGGVPRRLVPDNLKTGVDKPDLYDPKINKAYAELALYYGALVDPARAVHPKDKPRVERPMPYVRDSFWSGRQFTSLEHMQAEALIWARETAGGRQCKPLGGAAPLAVFDAVEAPALLPLPDKPFVLARWSTATVGPDIHVKVGRTLYSVPWKLIGRRVDARSTATMVQVFHEGRLVKTHAALEQGKRTDKGDYPPEKIAFQMKTPLWCRTQASEVGDRCREVVDQLLEVNALYRLRAAQGILGLRKKYSDVRLEAACAKALTVGDPSYRTIKGILIAGTETDPEPETGDAGAAAFLHGPGGLFPTDIPAQTLGGLHEDQGHDDAEEAVR; from the coding sequence GTGGTCGACATCATCGAGATCTACGTCCACTGGTATGCGGGCCGCTCGAAGTCGCAGGTCGGCGCCTCGCTGGGGGTGGATCGCAAGACGATCAGGAAGTACCTGGCGCCGGCCGAGGCGGCCGGGATCGTCCCAGGCGGGCCGCCGATGGGTGAGGCGGATTGGGCCAAGCTGATCAAGACCTGGTTCCCGGGTCAGGCCGAACGGGGACTGAACCAGATCACCTGGCCCGAGATCGAGCAGCACCGCGACTACATCAAGGCTCTGCTGGAGACCACCACCGTTACCACGATCCATCAACGGCTTCGTGACGAGCGGAAGTTGAAGGCGTCGATCTCCTCTTTCCGCCGGTGGGTTCACGAGAACCTGCCCGATGAGGCGGCCAGGTCGAAGGTCACGGTGCTCCGCGACGACGTCGAGCCCGGCTCGGAAGCCCAGATCGACTACGGCTTCATGGGGCAGTGGATCAACCCGGGCACCGGCAAGCGCCACCGGATCTGGGCCTTCGTGATGGTGTTGCCCTGCTCGCGGCACATGTTCGTGCGCCCGGTGATCCACATGGACCAGCATGCCTGGACCGAGTCCCACGCCGAGGCGTTCAGCTTCTTCGGAGGCGTCCCGCGTCGACTGGTGCCGGACAACCTCAAGACCGGGGTGGACAAGCCCGACCTCTACGACCCGAAGATCAACAAGGCGTATGCCGAACTCGCCCTCTACTACGGCGCCCTGGTCGACCCAGCCAGAGCGGTCCATCCCAAGGACAAGCCGCGGGTCGAGCGCCCGATGCCCTACGTCCGCGACTCGTTCTGGAGCGGGCGCCAGTTCACCTCGCTCGAACACATGCAGGCCGAAGCCCTCATCTGGGCCAGGGAGACCGCCGGCGGTCGGCAGTGCAAGCCGCTGGGCGGGGCCGCCCCGCTGGCGGTGTTCGACGCGGTCGAGGCCCCGGCCCTGCTGCCGCTGCCGGACAAGCCCTTCGTACTGGCCCGCTGGTCCACCGCCACCGTCGGCCCGGACATCCACGTCAAGGTCGGCCGCACCCTCTACTCGGTGCCCTGGAAGCTGATCGGCCGCCGTGTCGATGCCCGCTCCACAGCGACCATGGTTCAGGTCTTCCACGAGGGTCGGTTGGTCAAGACGCACGCCGCCCTGGAACAGGGAAAACGCACCGACAAGGGCGACTACCCGCCGGAGAAGATCGCCTTCCAGATGAAGACCCCGCTCTGGTGCCGGACCCAGGCATCCGAGGTCGGGGACCGCTGCCGGGAGGTGGTCGACCAACTGCTGGAGGTGAACGCCCTCTACCGACTCCGCGCCGCCCAGGGGATCCTCGGACTGCGCAAGAAGTACAGCGACGTCCGCCTGGAGGCCGCCTGCGCGAAGGCCCTCACGGTCGGTGACCCCTCCTACCGCACCATCAAGGGCATCCTGATCGCCGGCACCGAGACCGACCCCGAGCCGGAGACCGGCGACGCCGGCGCCGCGGCCTTCCTCCACGGCCCCGGGGGCCTGTTCCCCACCGACATCCCCGCCCAGACACTGGGCGGACTCCACGAGGACCAGGGCCACGACGACGCTGAGGAGGCCGTGCGATGA
- a CDS encoding tyrosine-type recombinase/integrase yields the protein MFESTLLGFREHQKARNLQDTTVNGRESVIRQVQAVADAYPWEPAWNAALFDRWMSLCAPGNTSGTLGSKARVLRLYLEYLTNPAYQWQEVCLNLFGTFPAQVVRDLNAVRHSQDYVGRPNRNRPLTRQEIKRFFSQMDPEIKRMQAAGHKGALAAARDVAMFTTAYAWGLRRRETARLETHDWRRQAKLPEFGDLAGLSVRWGKASAGQPPRRRTVVSVWPWAVATVRFYLDHVRPQFYLDRPDDGVMFPTERHESISERSVNARFATWRDRASLSAELDPHCLRHTYVTRLIESGYDTQFVTEQVGHSHAATTAIYTALSSDYKNLKVREFLDAQEEKMLHQAFARADAEAQMEDEFEEVPGEPRSNRRRA from the coding sequence GTGTTCGAGAGCACTCTCTTAGGCTTTCGCGAGCACCAGAAGGCCAGGAACCTGCAGGACACGACGGTCAACGGCCGGGAGAGCGTGATCCGGCAGGTTCAGGCGGTTGCGGACGCCTACCCGTGGGAGCCGGCCTGGAATGCTGCGTTGTTCGACCGCTGGATGTCGCTGTGTGCGCCGGGCAATACGAGCGGCACTCTGGGGTCGAAAGCGCGAGTCCTGCGGCTGTACTTGGAGTACCTCACCAACCCTGCCTACCAGTGGCAGGAAGTGTGCCTGAACCTCTTCGGGACCTTCCCAGCACAGGTGGTGCGTGATCTCAACGCGGTCCGGCACTCGCAGGACTACGTGGGGCGGCCCAACCGGAATCGTCCGCTGACACGGCAGGAGATCAAGCGGTTCTTTTCCCAAATGGATCCGGAGATCAAGCGGATGCAGGCTGCGGGACATAAAGGCGCGCTGGCGGCGGCACGGGATGTGGCGATGTTCACCACTGCCTACGCATGGGGGCTGCGGCGTCGAGAGACCGCCCGGCTGGAGACGCATGACTGGCGGAGGCAGGCGAAGCTGCCAGAGTTCGGAGACCTGGCCGGGCTATCGGTGCGGTGGGGCAAGGCGAGTGCGGGGCAGCCGCCCCGGCGACGGACCGTGGTGTCCGTGTGGCCATGGGCGGTCGCCACCGTTCGCTTCTACCTCGACCACGTGCGTCCGCAGTTCTACCTTGACCGGCCGGACGACGGCGTCATGTTCCCGACCGAGCGCCACGAGTCGATCTCCGAACGTTCGGTGAATGCGCGCTTCGCGACCTGGCGTGATCGGGCCAGCCTGTCTGCAGAACTCGACCCGCACTGTCTGCGGCACACCTACGTCACCCGGCTCATCGAGAGCGGCTATGACACGCAGTTCGTCACCGAGCAGGTTGGGCATTCTCACGCAGCCACGACGGCCATCTACACGGCGCTCAGCAGCGACTACAAGAACCTCAAGGTGCGGGAATTCCTCGATGCTCAAGAGGAGAAGATGCTGCACCAGGCATTCGCCCGCGCCGATGCGGAGGCCCAGATGGAGGATGAGTTCGAAGAGGTTCCCGGAGAGCCACGCAGCAATCGCAGGAGGGCATGA
- a CDS encoding aldo/keto reductase, whose amino-acid sequence MPFDLPRALGLARPGEAPSATATTPNAHIGLGLAAVGRPGYINLHRDRDLPADRSVEALRERTHELLDAAYAQGVRYFDAARSYGRSEEFLAGWLTAHPEADDVVIGSKWGYTYTADWSVEAEAHEVKDHSLATYLRQRAETDALLGDRLDLYQIHSVTPDSPALTDKELHARLAELAAAGIGVGLSTSGPDQADAIRAALAVTVDGEPLFRTVQATYNALETSAGAALAEAHDAGLTVIVKEAMANGRLAGTEAPAVVQEIAADAGVGSDAIALAFVLHQPWASVVLSGAAALDQLAGNLRAAVVDLGEPRRARLDALVEEPEAYWHRRAALPWS is encoded by the coding sequence ATGCCTTTCGACCTTCCCCGAGCTCTCGGCCTCGCTCGGCCGGGGGAGGCCCCATCGGCCACAGCGACGACTCCGAACGCCCACATCGGGCTCGGCCTGGCAGCGGTCGGCAGGCCGGGCTACATCAACCTGCACCGTGACCGCGATCTGCCCGCCGACCGCAGCGTCGAGGCGCTGCGCGAGCGCACCCACGAACTGCTGGACGCCGCCTACGCGCAGGGCGTCCGCTACTTCGACGCGGCCCGCTCCTACGGTCGTTCGGAGGAGTTCCTGGCCGGCTGGCTGACGGCGCACCCGGAAGCGGACGATGTCGTCATCGGCAGCAAGTGGGGCTACACCTACACCGCCGACTGGAGCGTGGAAGCCGAGGCGCACGAGGTCAAGGACCACAGCCTGGCCACGTATCTGCGCCAGCGCGCCGAGACCGACGCGCTGCTCGGGGACCGGCTCGACCTCTACCAGATCCACTCGGTCACCCCCGACAGCCCGGCCCTCACCGACAAGGAACTGCACGCGCGGCTCGCCGAACTCGCCGCGGCGGGTATCGGCGTCGGACTGTCCACCAGCGGACCCGACCAGGCCGACGCCATCCGGGCCGCCCTCGCCGTCACCGTCGACGGCGAACCGCTCTTCCGCACCGTCCAGGCCACCTACAACGCCCTGGAGACCTCGGCCGGAGCGGCGCTCGCCGAGGCCCATGACGCCGGGCTCACCGTGATCGTCAAGGAAGCCATGGCCAACGGCCGGCTCGCCGGGACGGAGGCCCCCGCCGTGGTCCAGGAGATCGCCGCCGACGCCGGCGTGGGCAGCGACGCGATCGCGCTGGCATTCGTACTGCACCAGCCGTGGGCCTCAGTGGTGCTCTCCGGCGCGGCGGCCCTCGACCAACTCGCCGGAAACCTGCGCGCTGCCGTCGTCGACCTCGGCGAGCCGCGGCGCGCCCGGCTCGACGCGCTCGTGGAGGAGCCGGAGGCTTACTGGCACCGCCGCGCCGCGCTGCCGTGGAGCTGA
- a CDS encoding argininosuccinate synthase: MTERVVLAYSGGLDTSVAIGWIAEETGAEVIAVAVDVGQGGEDLDVIRKRALACGAVEAEVADAKDEFAEEYCLTAIKANALYMDRYPLVSALSRPTIVKHLVAAANKHNAGIVAHGCTGKGNDQVRFEAGISALGPDLKCIAPVRDYAMTRDKAIAFCEEKNLPIATTKKSPYSIDQNVFGRAVETGFLEDIWNAPIEDIYEYTENPATPREADEVVISFKEGVPVAIDGKPVTVLQAIQQLNQRAGAQGIGRIDMVEDRLVGIKSREVYEAPGAIALITAHQELENVTVERELARYKRQVEQRWGELVYDGLWFSPLKRALDGFIDEANQHVTGDIRMTMHAGRAVVTGRKSGQSLYDFNLATYDSGDTFDQSKAQGFIEIFGLSSKIAAKRDLA; the protein is encoded by the coding sequence GTGACCGAGCGCGTCGTACTCGCCTACTCGGGCGGCCTGGACACCTCCGTCGCCATCGGCTGGATCGCCGAGGAGACGGGCGCCGAGGTCATCGCCGTTGCCGTGGACGTCGGCCAGGGCGGCGAGGACCTGGACGTCATCCGCAAGCGCGCGCTCGCCTGCGGTGCCGTCGAGGCCGAGGTCGCGGACGCCAAGGACGAGTTCGCCGAGGAGTACTGCCTCACGGCGATCAAGGCCAACGCCCTCTACATGGACCGCTACCCGCTGGTCTCGGCCCTGTCCCGGCCGACCATCGTCAAGCACCTCGTCGCCGCCGCCAACAAGCACAACGCCGGCATCGTCGCCCACGGCTGCACCGGCAAGGGCAACGACCAGGTCCGCTTCGAGGCCGGCATCTCCGCGCTCGGCCCCGACCTGAAGTGCATCGCCCCGGTCCGTGACTACGCGATGACCCGGGACAAGGCGATCGCCTTCTGCGAGGAGAAGAACCTCCCGATCGCGACCACCAAGAAGTCCCCGTACTCCATCGACCAGAACGTCTTCGGGCGGGCCGTCGAGACGGGCTTCCTGGAGGACATCTGGAACGCGCCGATCGAGGACATCTACGAGTACACCGAGAACCCCGCCACCCCGCGCGAGGCCGACGAGGTCGTCATCTCCTTCAAGGAGGGCGTGCCCGTCGCCATCGACGGCAAGCCCGTCACCGTCCTCCAGGCGATCCAGCAGCTGAACCAGCGGGCCGGCGCCCAGGGCATCGGCCGGATCGACATGGTCGAGGACCGTCTCGTCGGCATCAAGTCCCGCGAGGTGTACGAGGCCCCGGGCGCGATCGCGCTGATCACCGCCCACCAGGAGCTGGAGAACGTCACCGTCGAGCGCGAGCTGGCCCGCTACAAGCGGCAGGTCGAGCAGCGCTGGGGCGAGCTGGTCTACGACGGCCTGTGGTTCTCCCCGCTCAAGCGCGCCCTGGACGGCTTCATCGACGAGGCCAACCAGCACGTCACCGGTGACATCCGGATGACCATGCACGCGGGCCGCGCCGTCGTCACCGGCCGGAAGTCCGGGCAGTCGCTCTACGACTTCAACCTCGCCACCTACGACTCGGGCGACACGTTCGACCAGTCCAAGGCGCAGGGCTTCATCGAGATCTTCGGCCTCTCCTCGAAGATCGCCGCGAAGCGTGACCTCGCCTGA
- a CDS encoding pyridoxamine 5'-phosphate oxidase family protein: MGKTYERIDGRIRTFIEEQHISFTATAPLDGEGTVNLSPKGVSGSFAVVDELTVAYLDFAGSNAETIAHLRENGRITLMWCAFQGPPNIVRVHGRGEPVFRDDPRFGPLLGHFPDVDPGSHGLRAIVVVRAELIRDTCGFAVPFMSYDEDRPLHAQRFAREDDASLSVYFEKKEHVATSIDGLPGLPLPLPAMPGANEGAAGN; this comes from the coding sequence ATGGGAAAAACGTACGAGCGAATCGACGGACGGATCAGGACCTTCATCGAAGAGCAGCACATCTCCTTCACGGCGACGGCGCCCCTGGACGGCGAGGGCACGGTCAATCTGTCCCCCAAGGGCGTCAGCGGCTCGTTCGCCGTCGTCGACGAGCTGACCGTGGCGTATCTGGACTTCGCGGGCAGCAATGCCGAGACCATCGCCCATCTGCGCGAGAACGGCCGCATCACGCTCATGTGGTGCGCCTTCCAGGGGCCGCCGAACATCGTGCGGGTGCACGGCCGCGGCGAGCCGGTCTTCCGCGACGATCCGCGGTTCGGTCCGCTGCTCGGCCACTTCCCCGACGTGGACCCCGGCTCGCACGGACTGCGTGCCATCGTCGTGGTCAGGGCCGAGCTGATCCGGGACACCTGCGGATTCGCCGTGCCCTTCATGTCGTACGACGAGGACCGGCCACTGCACGCACAGCGCTTCGCCCGCGAGGACGACGCGTCGCTCAGTGTCTACTTCGAGAAGAAGGAGCACGTCGCGACGAGTATCGACGGGCTGCCGGGGCTGCCGCTCCCGCTGCCGGCCATGCCGGGCGCGAACGAAGGTGCAGCAGGGAATTGA
- the argH gene encoding argininosuccinate lyase, with protein MSNGNGNSDVRLWGARFADGPAEALAKLSASVHFDWRLAPYDIAGSRAHARVLNKAGLLTEDELNRMIAGLDQLEADVADGSFTGTVADEDVHTALERGLLERLGPDLGGKLRAGRSRNDQIATLFRMYLRDHARIIGGLIAELQGALVGLAEAHPDVAMPGRTHLQHAQPVLFAHHVLAHAQSLSRDAERLRQWDERTAVSPYGSGALAGSSLGLDPEAVAADLGFEHGSVANSIDGTASRDFVAEFAFITAMIGVNLSRIAEEVIIWNTKEFSFVTLHDAFSTGSSIMPQKKNPDIAELARGKSGRLIGNLTGLMATLKALPLAYNRDLQEDKEPVFDSCDQLEVLLPAFTGMMATLTVNRARMEELAPAGFSLATDIAEWLVKQGVPFRVAHEVAGECVKTCEQQGIELDELTDEQFAKISEHLTPEVRTVLNVPGALASRSGRGGTAPSAVAVQLAEVKADLAIQQAWATAKN; from the coding sequence GTGAGCAACGGCAACGGCAACAGCGACGTACGCCTCTGGGGCGCCCGCTTCGCCGACGGTCCGGCCGAGGCGCTGGCCAAGCTGTCCGCCTCCGTCCACTTCGACTGGCGGCTCGCGCCGTACGACATCGCCGGCTCCCGCGCCCACGCGCGCGTCCTGAACAAGGCGGGTCTGCTCACCGAGGACGAGCTGAACCGCATGATCGCCGGTCTCGACCAGCTCGAAGCCGACGTCGCCGACGGATCGTTCACCGGCACCGTCGCGGACGAGGACGTGCACACCGCGCTGGAGCGCGGCCTGCTGGAACGCCTCGGTCCGGACCTGGGCGGCAAGCTGCGGGCCGGCCGGTCCCGGAACGACCAGATCGCCACCCTCTTCCGGATGTACCTGCGCGACCACGCCCGGATCATCGGCGGCCTGATCGCCGAGCTCCAGGGCGCCCTGGTCGGCCTCGCCGAGGCGCACCCGGACGTCGCGATGCCCGGCCGTACGCATCTGCAGCACGCCCAGCCGGTGCTCTTCGCCCACCACGTCCTGGCCCACGCGCAGTCCCTGTCCCGGGACGCCGAGCGGCTGCGCCAGTGGGACGAGCGGACCGCCGTCTCCCCGTACGGCTCCGGTGCACTGGCCGGGTCGTCCCTCGGGCTGGACCCGGAAGCGGTCGCCGCCGACCTCGGCTTCGAGCACGGCTCCGTCGCCAACTCCATCGACGGCACGGCCTCCCGCGACTTCGTCGCCGAGTTCGCGTTCATCACCGCGATGATCGGCGTGAACCTCTCCCGGATCGCGGAGGAGGTCATCATCTGGAACACGAAGGAGTTCTCCTTCGTCACCCTGCACGACGCCTTCTCCACCGGCTCCTCGATCATGCCGCAGAAGAAGAACCCGGACATCGCCGAGCTGGCCCGCGGCAAGTCCGGCCGGCTGATCGGCAACCTGACGGGCCTGATGGCCACGCTGAAGGCCCTCCCGCTCGCGTACAACCGCGACCTCCAGGAGGACAAGGAACCGGTCTTCGACTCCTGCGACCAGCTCGAAGTCCTGCTGCCCGCCTTCACCGGAATGATGGCCACCCTCACCGTCAACCGCGCGCGCATGGAGGAGCTGGCCCCGGCCGGCTTCTCGCTCGCCACCGACATCGCCGAGTGGCTGGTCAAGCAGGGTGTGCCGTTCCGGGTCGCCCACGAGGTCGCGGGCGAGTGCGTCAAGACGTGCGAGCAGCAGGGCATCGAGCTCGACGAGCTGACCGACGAGCAGTTCGCGAAGATCTCCGAGCACCTCACCCCCGAGGTCCGCACGGTCCTCAACGTGCCCGGCGCCCTCGCCTCCCGCAGCGGTCGCGGCGGTACGGCCCCGTCCGCCGTCGCCGTCCAGCTCGCCGAGGTCAAGGCCGACCTCGCCATCCAGCAGGCGTGGGCCACCGCCAAGAACTGA
- a CDS encoding helix-turn-helix domain-containing protein, giving the protein MADPNDAARRKAVEELQPQYEWRLRELMAVRKNWYTTTKLVPALRERGFEFDRSYIFRLVKAENPPKVAIGLLVALCQILECTFEELVVPITPEEPAAPEPGPVTRLRPVLPDTPMLSPDFFDAES; this is encoded by the coding sequence ATGGCTGACCCCAACGATGCTGCACGCCGCAAGGCCGTGGAAGAACTGCAGCCTCAGTACGAGTGGCGCCTACGTGAGCTGATGGCCGTCCGCAAGAACTGGTACACCACTACCAAGCTGGTTCCAGCCCTTCGTGAGCGCGGCTTCGAATTCGACCGCAGCTACATCTTCCGCTTGGTGAAAGCGGAAAATCCGCCCAAGGTGGCTATCGGTCTCCTTGTGGCTTTGTGTCAGATCCTGGAGTGCACATTCGAGGAACTCGTGGTCCCGATCACCCCGGAAGAACCCGCGGCGCCGGAGCCCGGGCCGGTAACTCGGCTGCGGCCGGTTCTTCCAGACACTCCGATGCTGTCCCCGGACTTTTTCGATGCCGAAAGCTGA